Proteins encoded by one window of uncultured Bacteroides sp.:
- a CDS encoding response regulator transcription factor, whose translation MKTNDKINVLLVEDEQTLSMIIKDTLEEKDFLITTAKDGEEGLRLFMQLRPDVLVADVMMPKMDGFEMVRRIRQTDKTTPVLFLTARSAINDVVEGFELGANDYLKKPFGMQELIVRIKSLVHRAFMEEKKNVMHTIGNYSFHSITQQLSFSGTSIELSHRESEILKRLCENKDQVVSTQNLLIELWGDDSFFNSRSLQVFITKLRHKLSLDQRIRIINIRGIGYKLIVN comes from the coding sequence ATGAAAACAAATGATAAAATCAATGTATTGTTAGTGGAAGATGAGCAAACACTATCAATGATTATCAAAGATACGCTTGAAGAAAAGGACTTTCTTATTACCACTGCAAAAGATGGAGAGGAGGGACTGCGCCTTTTTATGCAACTTCGTCCCGATGTATTGGTGGCTGATGTGATGATGCCCAAAATGGATGGCTTTGAGATGGTGCGTCGCATCCGTCAGACGGATAAAACCACCCCGGTATTGTTTCTTACAGCGCGCTCAGCCATTAACGATGTGGTAGAGGGATTTGAATTAGGAGCCAACGATTACCTGAAAAAACCTTTCGGAATGCAGGAACTTATTGTTCGCATAAAATCATTGGTCCACAGAGCTTTCATGGAAGAAAAAAAGAACGTAATGCATACAATAGGTAACTATTCTTTTCATTCAATAACACAACAGCTTTCATTTTCAGGCACTTCCATAGAATTATCACATCGTGAATCAGAAATTCTAAAGCGACTGTGTGAAAATAAAGATCAGGTAGTGAGTACCCAAAATTTACTTATCGAGCTTTGGGGAGATGATAGCTTCTTTAACTCCCGAAGCTTACAGGTATTCATCACTAAACTTCGCCATAAGCTGTCTCTGGACCAACGGATACGCATCATTAATATTCGTGGAATTGGCTATAAACTTATTGTGAACTAA
- the fsa gene encoding fructose-6-phosphate aldolase, with protein sequence MKFFIDTANLDQIREANDLGVLDGVTTNPSLMAKEGIKGLENQRKHYVEICNIVDGDVSAEVIATDYERMIHEGRELAALHPNIVVKVPCTADGIKAIKHFAGVGIRTNCTLVFSVGQALLAAKAGATYVSPFVGRLDDICSDGIEVVRKIVEMYTLYDIKTQVLAASIRHTQHIIQCIEVGADVATCPLSAIKGLLKHPLTDSGLEQFLADYKKISD encoded by the coding sequence ATGAAGTTCTTTATTGACACAGCAAATTTGGATCAGATCAGGGAAGCCAATGATCTGGGAGTTCTTGATGGAGTGACAACTAATCCTTCACTGATGGCAAAAGAGGGTATTAAAGGTTTAGAAAACCAGCGGAAGCATTATGTTGAGATCTGCAACATTGTGGATGGGGATGTGAGTGCGGAGGTAATTGCTACTGATTATGAAAGAATGATTCATGAAGGAAGAGAACTGGCCGCTCTTCATCCTAACATAGTAGTGAAAGTTCCTTGCACGGCAGATGGTATTAAGGCTATAAAGCATTTTGCAGGTGTGGGAATCCGTACAAACTGCACGCTAGTGTTCTCCGTAGGACAAGCATTACTTGCTGCCAAAGCTGGTGCCACATACGTTTCTCCCTTCGTTGGTCGACTGGATGACATTTGCAGTGACGGCATTGAAGTAGTTCGTAAAATAGTAGAGATGTATACCCTTTATGATATAAAGACACAGGTGTTGGCTGCTTCTATCAGGCACACACAACATATTATTCAATGCATTGAGGTTGGAGCAGATGTTGCAACCTGTCCGCTAAGTGCAATCAAAGGTTTGCTTAAACACCCGTTGACTGATAGCGGATTAGAGCAGTTCCTGGCAGATTACAAAAAAATAAGTGACTAA
- a CDS encoding peroxiredoxin, with translation MRSLIGKKAPKFSASAVVDGNKIVDNFSLAQYEGNKYVVFFFYPMDFTFVCPTELHAFQEKLEEFEKRNVAVVGCSVDSQFSHLAWLNTPKKDGGIQGVKYPIIADFSKSISESFGVLAGAYAPDENGNWVCEGAPVAYRGLFLIDKNGLVRHSVINDLPLGRNVDEALRMVDALQHFEEYGEVCPANWSKGKDAMKATEEGVADYLSNH, from the coding sequence ATGAGATCATTAATTGGAAAAAAGGCACCTAAGTTCTCTGCTTCAGCAGTTGTTGATGGAAATAAAATAGTAGATAATTTCTCACTTGCACAATATGAAGGTAATAAGTACGTAGTATTTTTCTTCTACCCAATGGACTTTACATTTGTTTGTCCCACAGAACTGCATGCATTTCAGGAAAAGCTGGAAGAATTTGAGAAAAGAAACGTAGCAGTCGTTGGCTGTTCTGTCGATTCACAGTTTTCTCATCTTGCGTGGTTAAACACTCCTAAGAAGGATGGTGGCATTCAAGGTGTGAAATATCCTATTATTGCCGATTTCTCAAAATCAATCTCAGAAAGCTTTGGAGTTTTAGCTGGTGCTTATGCTCCTGACGAAAATGGAAATTGGGTATGCGAAGGTGCACCTGTAGCTTATCGCGGACTGTTCCTTATTGATAAGAATGGATTAGTAAGACACAGCGTTATTAATGACCTTCCTCTGGGAAGAAATGTTGATGAAGCTTTAAGAATGGTAGATGCACTACAGCATTTTGAAGAATACGGTGAAGTTTGTCCGGCAAACTGGAGCAAAGGAAAAGATGCAATGAAAGCTACAGAAGAAGGCGTAGCAGATTATTTAAGTAACCATTAA
- a CDS encoding hemerythrin family protein: MKSMKNIQELESETWDNSLLVNITLLDNQHKKFFAVFDELETLNSKGGNIDQVLPMIDELRKYAIYHFNTEEELMLQANSPNREFHISQHNLFRKKFVNFDLAYNYKNRELINEIINFLRTWLILHICGVDINYSESIKKLLDNKAKSITVPS; encoded by the coding sequence ATGAAATCTATGAAAAATATTCAGGAACTAGAAAGTGAGACATGGGACAATAGCCTTTTGGTAAACATTACACTCTTGGATAATCAGCACAAAAAGTTCTTTGCTGTTTTCGATGAATTAGAAACCCTGAATAGTAAAGGAGGAAATATAGATCAAGTTCTTCCTATGATTGATGAACTACGCAAATATGCCATTTATCATTTTAATACGGAAGAGGAACTAATGTTGCAGGCTAATTCTCCCAACAGAGAATTTCATATTTCACAGCACAATCTGTTCAGGAAAAAATTCGTAAACTTCGATCTTGCATATAATTACAAAAACAGAGAATTAATAAATGAGATAATAAATTTTCTCAGGACGTGGCTCATTCTACATATATGTGGTGTTGATATAAACTATTCAGAATCTATAAAAAAGCTGCTGGATAATAAGGCCAAAAGCATAACTGTACCCTCATAA
- a CDS encoding HAMP domain-containing sensor histidine kinase: protein MKLPFKIIALLIILSLTGVFIYQAYWLVSFYHSTSKQTDTNIENAIKNADHIELFMRADRLSEKENKQRVTDVKADIHGEVSYSTLFRKGEVNKTSHIVIKKTMRRDGATYENERILQGNNLVNDSINIGKDQNSIDAMLRQMQQGLHSAIDINVEAINVRDFDSIMNSELKKYNLNIHHYTQVVNTKTHKVQSSSLPASIDTKTLKMYELKYDVQGAHAYKVYTEPTDGIILKQMTGILLTSFIILVILSVSFWYLIRTILKQKTLDEMKSDFTNNITHELKTPIAITYAATDALLNFNLIDNESKREKYLNICLEQLQRLSGLVEQILSMSMEQRKTFRLNMETINVKELAGNLIEQHKIKANKPVNFTLSVNPENLSVKTDRVHTYNILSNLLDNAVKYSPEKADVSISISNSNNEFSVEVSDKGIGIAPEKQTHIFDKFYRVPTGNLHDVKGFGLGLFYVRTLVERMGGSINVKSTLGKGSTFTFKLPQHENK from the coding sequence ATGAAACTACCTTTTAAAATAATAGCGTTACTCATCATCCTGTCTCTCACAGGGGTGTTTATCTATCAGGCTTATTGGCTGGTAAGCTTTTACCATAGCACAAGCAAGCAGACCGACACAAATATTGAGAATGCCATAAAAAATGCTGATCATATTGAACTGTTTATGCGTGCCGATAGATTGAGTGAGAAGGAGAACAAACAACGAGTGACCGATGTAAAAGCCGATATACACGGTGAGGTCTCTTACTCTACATTATTTAGGAAAGGAGAAGTTAATAAAACAAGCCATATTGTTATAAAAAAAACAATGAGAAGAGATGGTGCAACTTATGAAAACGAAAGGATTCTTCAAGGTAATAATTTAGTTAACGATAGCATAAATATAGGAAAAGATCAAAACTCTATAGATGCTATGCTAAGGCAAATGCAGCAAGGCTTGCACTCGGCAATTGATATTAACGTAGAAGCAATCAATGTTCGGGACTTTGATAGTATAATGAATAGCGAATTAAAGAAATACAATCTCAATATCCACCACTACACACAAGTTGTAAATACAAAAACGCACAAAGTACAAAGTTCTTCCTTACCAGCTTCCATTGACACCAAGACTCTGAAAATGTATGAACTGAAGTATGATGTTCAGGGTGCACATGCTTATAAGGTATATACCGAGCCTACAGATGGAATTATACTGAAACAAATGACGGGAATTCTTCTCACATCATTCATTATCCTTGTTATATTGTCTGTTTCATTCTGGTATCTTATCAGAACCATTCTGAAACAAAAAACACTGGACGAGATGAAATCGGACTTTACCAATAATATTACTCACGAACTGAAGACTCCGATAGCAATAACCTATGCGGCAACCGATGCTCTGCTCAACTTTAATCTTATAGATAATGAAAGTAAGCGTGAAAAGTATCTAAATATTTGTCTCGAGCAATTACAAAGGCTTAGCGGGCTGGTGGAACAGATTCTTTCCATGAGTATGGAACAACGAAAAACCTTTCGTCTTAATATGGAAACTATAAATGTAAAGGAGCTGGCTGGCAATCTCATAGAGCAACACAAGATAAAGGCTAATAAACCTGTAAACTTTACTTTGTCTGTTAATCCCGAAAACCTATCTGTTAAGACAGACCGTGTGCATACATACAACATTTTGAGTAATCTTCTTGATAATGCTGTGAAATATTCACCGGAGAAAGCCGATGTATCAATTAGCATCAGTAACAGCAATAATGAGTTTTCTGTAGAAGTTTCAGATAAAGGAATAGGTATTGCTCCCGAGAAGCAAACTCACATCTTTGATAAGTTCTACAGAGTGCCTACCGGTAACCTGCACGACGTAAAAGGATTTGGATTGGGACTTTTCTACGTTAGAACTCTTGTTGAAAGGATGGGAGGGAGTATTAACGTGAAAAGTACTTTAGGTAAAGGTTCTACATTTACATTTAAACTGCCGCAGCATGAAAACAAATGA
- a CDS encoding IS982 family transposase has translation MSNFNANYGKILEILQQIESKMNFLNQIRKPRLSDIELIAIDLTSEYMGIDSEYQLFRILPDKLSLRIERSVYNRRRRKLFYFKEQLRKRIVFQISSSRDYFIVDSMPLEVCKLSRSRRGGICRETFETSPDKGYCATQRMYYYGYKLHAICTIDGVFSDFDLTKASVHDIHYLEDVKQNHYDCTILGDKGYLSVNYQLDLFEENNIKLEVPMRNNQHGYAKQYIVFRKARKRIETLFSQLCDQFMIRRNYAKSFNGFKTRIHSKIMALTLIQLINKLNNRNINNIKTCIA, from the coding sequence ATGAGCAACTTCAATGCAAATTACGGAAAAATATTAGAGATATTGCAACAAATAGAGTCTAAAATGAATTTTCTTAATCAGATTCGTAAACCCAGGTTATCAGATATCGAATTGATTGCTATTGATTTAACCTCAGAATATATGGGTATTGACTCTGAATATCAACTATTCAGGATTCTCCCTGATAAATTGAGTTTAAGGATTGAACGAAGCGTTTATAATAGAAGAAGACGTAAATTATTTTATTTCAAAGAACAGTTGCGTAAACGAATAGTTTTTCAGATTAGTTCGAGCAGGGATTATTTCATAGTAGATAGTATGCCTTTAGAAGTTTGTAAATTAAGTCGCAGTAGACGAGGTGGCATTTGTAGGGAAACTTTTGAAACCTCACCTGATAAAGGTTATTGTGCAACACAACGGATGTATTACTATGGTTATAAACTGCATGCAATATGTACTATTGATGGGGTTTTCTCGGATTTCGACTTAACAAAAGCATCCGTACATGATATTCATTATCTCGAAGATGTTAAGCAGAATCATTATGACTGTACTATTCTGGGAGATAAAGGATATTTGAGTGTTAATTATCAGTTGGATCTATTTGAAGAAAACAACATTAAACTAGAAGTTCCCATGAGAAATAATCAGCATGGGTATGCTAAGCAATATATTGTTTTTAGAAAAGCCAGAAAAAGAATTGAAACGTTATTCTCTCAGTTATGTGATCAGTTTATGATTCGTCGGAATTACGCTAAGTCTTTCAATGGATTTAAAACTAGAATTCATTCGAAAATTATGGCTCTAACTCTTATTCAGCTAATTAATAAATTAAATAATAGAAATATTAATAACATCAAAACATGTATTGCCTAA